AGAACAGGAAGGCTCCCGCAAGATGTTACAAAGTACGGTTCAAGACTTCGCTACGGATGCTGGCGGCGCTGCTGCGGCACCGCGAGGCGCGCCCTGGTTTCCTCGACCCGGATCACGACCCGGCCGCAGGACGGCTTCTGGCCGCGCTGGACACGGCCGGGGAACGCAACGTTGACCTCGCTGCCCACATCGAACAGTCGGCCCCCCTTTACCACGAAACGACTCGTGCGTTATCTCGTGCGGCCAAGCGCTTCCACGCCAACGCCGAAATAATCGGCGACCTGAAAGGCTTCATCCGTCGCGAAGGCGGCAACCCCAACATCATACAACGCATCGACATGCTCGACGACGAATGACGGCCCTTGACGTCGATCAGTTCAGCGTTTCGTACGGTTTCACCGTGATGGGCCCGGAGTGACGCCATCCGCCGCTGACAACCGTTCCTTGAGAGCCATAAATCCGGACTCGTTCAGGCCGGTCGCTTCCTCGATCACGTCCCAGCCCACGCCGGCGCGCAAAAAGCCTTCGACCGTCTTCAACTGTCCGAGGCGTTCGCCTTCAGCTCGGCCCTTTGCCTCGCCCTCTGCCAGAAGTTGTTGAGCGTATGACATGATCATTCCTCCCTGCTCGTGTCCGTGGCGCCGCAACGCTTCGCCGAATGTATCGGTCCCTGCGGTGTCCTGAGTCGCCATGACGTACAATACGAACAGTTCAAAGTAATCGATCCGTCTTTCCATGCGCAACTGGCGCAACAATTGTGCGGCCATGTCCATCGCCAACGCCACGTGTCGCCCATGCGCGGCCATCATCAACCACTGCGCGACCCGCCCTCTTGCTCCCCCTTCCACCTCGTTGGGTTTCGTATTGGTCTGATCCAGCAGCACGTGGGCGAACCGGGGAACCCAGGGCCAGTCCCGCGCAACCTCGGGGAACAGGTCCGCGAACTGCGTGGAATGAGTCCATCCGTGGGGGCCTTGGTAGAAGACAACCGGCACG
The nucleotide sequence above comes from Deltaproteobacteria bacterium. Encoded proteins:
- a CDS encoding Rpn family recombination-promoting nuclease/putative transposase translates to MANEVDHPHDSLFRKVFSDVGEAAGLLRPALPGVLRESVDWTSLKLQDGSFVDENLRQSQTDLLYEVSYGESAEPVWLYVLLEHQSTPDARMSFRMLKYCCRIWDTRVPDEPGPFSLRPIVPVVFYQGPHGWTHSTQFADLFPEVARDWPWVPRFAHVLLDQTNTKPNEVEGGARGRVAQWLMMAAHGRHVALAMDMAAQLLRQLRMERRIDYFELFVLYVMATQDTAGTDTFGEALRRHGHEQGGMIMSYAQQLLAEGEAKGRAEGERLGQLKTVEGFLRAGVGWDVIEEATGLNESGFMALKERLSAADGVTPGPSR